From the genome of Nicotiana sylvestris chromosome 1, ASM39365v2, whole genome shotgun sequence:
aaccccatgggaaaaaaccttagtaaggaaaaaagagtgcatcgcgtattttactccccctgatgaaaaccttgtttcaaatatttgagtctccgcattctaATCTTGTATCTGCAtaaccaatacgatctgcacatttgttagcattagcaagatacataaaTTCATaacaattgcactgagatagagtatttcaggatcacggagttcctcatcctcttctggaggtcagAACGGATctttattcacttcaagtgatcaaACAcccattggtgtacttaatgggtactctttgtccatgtaaaagcgtttaaTAACCCTTTCTGCATAGGcaaattgatggataaagatctcgtctgctaaatattcaatttgcagaccaaagacaattttttatttttccaagatctttcatctcaaattctttcttaagatattcaattacctttttggagctcttctggagttccaacaagatttatgtcatcaacataaacagcaaataTAACAAATTATGAtaacattttctttataaaaacacatggacaaataacatcatttatgtaaacttctttcagcaaatatttactaaggcgattataccacaagAGTACATTTtttcaagactttgaattatatgctttaggcattttaaatccttcaaggatctccATATAAATTtaatcaaataagtcatataggttatgacttgtatctaaatggtatgacatcttcaagtgtctggactgttggtccgatcctcacaatcttttataatattgtgcactatatcgTATCAAATATATCGTCAACGATCATTTTGTATCAGTTCCTAAGCGCcataacttgttgagatctcatcactttttttattttcagatacctgaacttcttctggagtttcatgaaatgttatgtcttgggctcttctagagctcatttcctcttcattatgatcattttgataaTTAGTTCTTgtcatttttcaaggattgttacctttggaaccgattggtctaccacgcttcatgcgtataGTACACtttatccttcagggactttaattttaataggagcatttacaactgaaatatgatatttaattttggatcagcaaatgcttctcgCATTTGATTTGAATTATCTTCTGAGTGAGGATCATAATAATGATAATTTGATTTATATAACATATTTTTCAGCTGTTTATTttatcccccaaatgttagaaaaactaacatatatccccaatgtTCTTTgagaaacatatctttgtgtattgtggtagagaaattaaacatataccacacatcaaaagatagtaaaaatatttgattTCTTATCCTAAACCAATTGTTAGGGGAAGactttatcatatattgttggtctgatgcatacaagtgttgTTGTATGTTAGTTAGaatatcttagaccaacacatgaagttttgttctcataagcaatagtttaacCATTagtaggaggtattcaatgctaaactagcttggatataaaccaacattatcaagatgaactgtcttgatttaaTAATCTGAAAGTTATGCTCTTAATTGATAAAATCAATCTCAAATACCAAACTGCATGTTGACAATAAACATACATGTAACCATCttatatatgcatctataagtggttcacatgataggtgaatgggcccatattcaccttttatatattccaGAATTCAGGgatcttagtcccaactttagccgGTATaatattatgagaacaagcagcacaagagaattcttgaataATCTTCTGGTTCTTCAGTATATGCTTATcagaattctcaaatagctcatttaaaaatggcaaatgaaaacttcaagtttcacAATCATaaacttttgcattagtaaacttctgatttactATGATATATGATGTAGTACAAAttgaagaataaggcgggtaacttctcacacaCATATTAtcttaccccctatgattgtgaaAACATAAAGAttttcaatcttccaatcatttgtagcaTCAATATGATAGCCacttgtattagtaaacttcaggtttactgcaacatatgttttgaccataatcatataatatgaatgacatgttTTTATATAAAATCTTcaagagccttcatttattatccacaatctaatatttatcgaaAACTACTAGTGTCATGTGTCTTCTAGGCAAACaattagctcttcaggagttattgatacattttgtactatcaaatatttctcatacacttctggtatcatgagagaaaatcacaatcaaataaacaatgtaaagcaATTGTTAAGCACAAgaaaactcttcttcataatattttcctacttcatgagccaatttcaattgtgtttcttcttcaggagcaaatttaaaatacgaaatattgagtatatattctctcaattatattacctcttctggaggtgaattgtaatatattcacatcaagagcgcgttcatatttaccagatttattaatattgtcacattcacttcagggaatggattaatattatcaaaagttctcatccttcaggaaatcgaacataattatctgaatgcgcattaatcatatcaaattgtgatgcctcaatctcttttaaaatatttactacttcaagagcaaatcgaggcgtgcatttaatatagagaatatttatgtagcttatcttcaattgtaaccatagaaagcctaaattatcacttctggcgatcataggcatataccacttctggtggttaacaaaatataattacaatgagatatacgaaatataaccacttctggtggttgtatatttcttgcaaactctactagagtttaagttgatctaataatgttatccatattcttcaaaatgacataaataagatatattatagtaaacatcattatcaaatcataatttttctttatgtacaacaattacataaacatactatctattacaaacaacaaaaattaaaatatttacatttctacatatTCATCACTgaatgacttgtttctccttctgggagtacAAGGTAATCaactacatccaaatgcatgaagtctaaattatcttcagaaatacaatttgcttcagcatttttctctgtcttctttagggaggcttgataaagctcaaccaggtgctttggcgtacgacaggtacgtgaccgGTGCCCTTTTCCTCTACATCTATAACATGCATTTTCTGTATTTGGTgtttgcaccgcttcatgcttctgttccttccttttccactgctagTGGTGAGGggtctttggtgcattattattatcATGATTAAaatttcttccccgaccacggccataaccacgactggggccacgacttCTTCCACGtctagcttggtggaagttcgtctcattcacttcaaggaatggacaagaaccaataggtcggttTTTAtggtttttcattaatagcccattatgttgctcggctataagaagatgtgagataagttcaaaatactttttaaatctcatctctcgatatttctgctgcaggagcatattcgaggcatgaaaagtggtgaaaattttctccaacatatcatgataagtactattatcaccacataatttcaattggaaaataattctgaacatagcagaactATATTCActtatagatttaaaatcttgtagccttagatgaatCCAATCATAACATGCCTATGGAAAAACGACCATCTTCaagtggtcatatctatctttcaaattattccataGTATgtctggatctttaatagtgagatattccattttcagaccctcatcaaggtgatggagtaggaatatcattgctttggcactgTCTTTGTTtaatgcctgatttttatccttgatggtgtctgccagacccatcgcatcaagatggaTTTCAGCATCaaacacccaagacatgtagcatTTGcctgatatatccagggctacaaattcaagtttagaaagatttgacattatataGAAAAAGAAAGTTCGTACCTCGGGTACTTttaaagtatttgctcgagatggccgAGTCCCGTgatgataacgtgttataaaataaagactgtaaagtaaagacaagtatagagagaaactgatatattattcgagtTCAAACTGATGTATAttatgaactgaaatctcttctatttatagaagaaaggaaactgttgtgtaagctgctactgcaagctactgtgtaagctgctattgcaagctgctgtgtaagttgctaccataccagatatggataatcttctactgggggtaaagtttatccataacggagtactgaaagaataagctcattgtacccggtatggataatcttctaccgggggtaatatttatccataacgaagtatcgaaaggataagcttattatacccgatatggataatttTCTACCGAAAGTAATGTTTATTTATAACGGAGTAtcaaaaggataagcttattatacccagtatggataatcttctatcggagataatatttatccataaccaggtaccgaagtgataagcttcttcaggaggcttatttccaatagagtactaattAGATAACATATTTACgacggagtcccatatggataagcttcttcagaaagcttatttacaacggagtactaaatgaacatccataatataatatatttataacactttTGTTTAAGTAGCATACTTGCTGAAGCTCAATAAATCTTATTGTTTTGGTGAAGAATAGAAATTTATCATTTCTTTGTGTTAGTCGAGGTTATTTGCTTTCACCACTGAGGGGTTGTAGATACTATTTAAAAGgtgaaaaagaataaagaaatcaaaGAGGAAAACAATCTTTAATATAGCTCAACATCAGAAACATCCAACAATAGCCACTGCTAGATTTGGCCTCTTGCTATGTCTGAGGTAACTGGAAAAGGGGTTAAGGAAACATTTCCCAGTAACTGAAAAGAAAATCTGAAAATATAGAAACATTGAGAGAACATGGAACTAGCATTGTCCCTGATTATCTGAACTTCCATGAGATAGGAGGGAGAACGCTAACCGAGTTAAAGCAAATCATGTAACTTCATTCTAAACATGTGCACAGATTTTGCAGATACATTTTATTCCAATTAGGAAAGAAATCCAAAGGAAAGTATGAACTCCACTGAAACAAAGCAGTTTTCGTTGTCTCCTGCCAACATATTACCAGACATCAGGACGAAGCTCTCCGGTTGCTGGAGGCATCCATTTTCCAGAGTTGTAAACACTTTCACCAACTTTCCAACCGGGAACATCCTTCATGATTCTCGCCTCTTCTTCAAGATACTTCTTCCACTCTTTAACGAATCTGAATAAGCAAAGAAAGCAATAGCATAAACAAAAACAATCCGCGGACTAGAATAAGTAGACATGAGCCtgaaatggaaaaaaaattaaagtagcTAACCTTTCATCCTCTTCAGCTTGAAGCATGGGCAAGATAGCCCTTCGAGCAGCATACTTTTCTTCCTTTATTACCCTACATAACAATGCAAATATCATCAGGACCTTTTTTAAGCAAATTTGTGGTCGTCATTGATTTCAGAACCACTGAGCTATGGTGAGCACATCTTCCAATACATAGAAGGGAGTTTTAGGAATATCCTAGTTCAAACAACTTTTAAAGTCCCTCCAAGAAACACCGTATCAGAGAGCTCAGGCTCCTAATTTCTCAGACAATAACTAGTTAATGATCTCATTAACATTAAGCTGCTAAGAAAAAATGGACCGTAGACCTAATGCAACTCCAAACACTAGCTGATGAGGTAAGAACTGGACAAGACCATAATAGGACTACAATCATACCATTAACCAATGCTCAGGACTAGATACTTGGGAGCACGGATAACATAACATCAATGATGTGCCTATATCTGATACCATGGTAAGAGAAATGAATCTTTGACCTGACTCAACCTCAAACTATGCATGACTTCgccaattaaaataaaaaaggaaacatGATAAATCCCTAATCAAAATTTTGTAATCATCCAAACGAAAAAGGAAGCATGATAATCCTCTTGGAGATCGCAAAAAATAACTCATCAAACAGAACAACACACTTAAGTGAAGCTCAGTTGCTTCCTATTATAAAAATCCTAAGTCACCCACTTTCCCAGTTTAGCTTCCATGAATGCCGCCAGAACTTTGGCTCATCTAGACTGAGGCACATATAGGGGTTCACTCTGACCTCAGATCTAAAGCCTGCACTATACCATTTGCCAAATATAGCCAGAATCTGCATAATGGATCTCATTAAGGATTTATTATGATAATCTTCTCTGTGTCGTTAACTGGGAGTCCCTGGACTGGAGGGACTACATAAGGATTTCAGCTAGTTCGTAAGCACTaagaattgaaaagaaaaaaggaggcTGCTGGAAAAGTCTAGAAATACTTCTTCAGTGCCTAGATGGTCATTTTACATGGAAAATATCCCTATGTCGCTCATACCATTCAGGATTTCCATaattttgaggccttgaaaaggAGGAAGATGGGACGTTGGCTGCTGGCTATTCTTGCTAAATATAGACACCAACTACAGATGAAGAAGGATTTAAAGAAAAGCATAGTCTagacaagaaaaataatttaGTCGAAGGCAGTAAATGCATCACAAATTAGCTAAAGAAAATTGATACAGGCTAAAAGCTAACGTTGACATAGGGAAGTACGACACTATGCTGAAAGATTATCTTTTGCATTAGGAGGAGATTATCATCAATTTACTAATTTTATTCCAGTTTTCGATATCAAAGTCTTGAAGTTATTGGTTTCAATGTCAGCAGACTTCTTCCTGGACAATAATCATAATCCATCACAGTCGAAGATTTTAAAATAGTGCCACCTAACCAGTCCCGCCAAAAAAGTAAACAAACAAATGTTAAAACAGATAACAAAAGGTAGGCATTTATTAGGAGTATTTATTTTCTAGTGATTCTAGGAACCTAATAGTACTCTCATACTCACTGAGTTTCATAGTCCTTGGAGCACTAAACAGTCTTTATGTTTCACTAGAGGAAGTCATAATAATCATGCTAGAGAAAAGAGCTTACTTGCTTGGCTATGAGTCTATCCAATTCTTGCAATCAAACTCTTCTCTGGAACTTATTTGGTCTATGCCTCTATGGTGTCTACATGTTCAAGTCTTCAACCCTTCTCCTATTCCTTATTCAATATCTCAGCTAGAATACCACACGAGAATAAAATTTCAGATTGGACACGAGAATGCAGTTAAGGTATGGCCTTGGACATTGGCTGCTGGACATTGGGTTCTCGATGACCAGAGTAGATCACTAAAATCCCTAACTACCCTAGGCAGTTCATCAAGTATTCTTCTTCAGAAAATATACAACCGAAAAGGCCATTAAACGAAAATTGATATGCAATTACCTCAAAGGTtcgtatttaaaaaaaatattattatttttttttttgttttttgagaAGGATCCTCAAAGGTTTCCTGTTAGCAGAGTCGTCTTCCTTGGCCAAAATCATATCTATGAGATCTATAGTCACTGCAAGCTGCTCCAAGACAATGGCTGGGGTTTGTCTATCCCAGAGAAGACTCCGATCTAGGAAGTATTTAAGGATGGAGTACATTTAGTTCAATGATTTGAACATAAAAATGGCATGGGGGCATATGATTGGCTAGAGATGCTTACTAAATGTGAATGTGCTAACCAGAGGTCCATCTCATGCAGATTCTAGAAGAACCAGAATATGTGTTAAGGAGAATTATAATCcatttactttttttaattcaagATGATACAATCAATAGAACTTAACCAAAACAACTCCATAAGTTCTGAAAATCCAGAATGCCCCTTGGAGTTGGAGCAAAAAAAATTCCACCTAACATGAGGATCCTGATTTCTAAGACCTCCGAGAGTATGAGGGACAATCACAGTCAGCATGCCACATTATGTACTAGCTTGAATTTGCCGATCAGATAATCAACACGCCATACATTAGTTTCAACTAATCAAAACAGTTTTGCCGAGAACTTTCTGAGCTGGGGAACTAAATAGGTGTAAGGATCCAAATTCTTTAAGTAGCAAACTATATTTCCTTCTGAATGTCTTTATGAAATAAAATGGTATGTTTCCAATGCTTGACATTTCTATAGCTCAGCCTACTTCATGCAAAGTTCATGAGAGTTTCTTCAAAGACAAAAAGCATCCTGGGTTAAGCCAGTCCGTGTCCCTCTAATCTAAATAACTAGTTTCTTCCACAAGATTAAAGAATCTTCTGTATTATATCACTCTTACTGGCTTATACAGATTAAAGGTCTAAAACCTGACTCACAGAGCAGAAGCAGGCACCATGGGAAAACTTGATCAACAAAAGAGCACTTGAACACATGTTCATGTCGAGCACCATCTTATCTATTCTAATACTAAAGACGACCTATTCCACACTCACAATGTCACAGTTTGGACATGAAAATTAACATCATCCTTCAGAACTACCCTCATTATTCCAGTAACAAGTACCAAAACAAAGCAGCACACATAAGAAACTCATGAAAAAAGGATTTGCAACCACCACCAGAGATCAAAAGCCTAGCTCATGACCGATTTCAACTCTACCTTTTACCGTTCTTAAATTAAAAAAACGAAATTTTGCTCATCATGAATCACAACCTAATTGTGCACTTCTCAACAGAATCGCCACCCTTTTCTTCAATCTATTCACTTACCAATTCAAACGAAGTGTCAAATTTCACTACCTTTATCAAATaaattgaaaggaaaaagaacaaaatgcTCTAACTCTTGGCTCAAATCAACCAATGCACACAAATTCAGTAACATATTTAAGGTTCACAAAGAATCACAAAGTAAACGCATCCACCTCAAATCAAGACAAAATAAACACACCCAAATGAATTCTTTtgacaataaaagaaaaagggaaattcaTACCCCACGCCTTTTATTTCCTTTGCCAACTTGGTACATACCTCAAAAGAACCAAATTTCACATAATCAACAACAATTAAGAcataaccagctcaaatcaaGACAAAATAAACACACCCAAATGGTTTTTTTCACAATTAAAAAATATACCTACACTTCTTATTTCCAATTCCAACTTGGTACATACCTCAAAAGGAACAAAATTTCACATAATCAACAAAAATCAAGACACACCCAGATCAAATCAAGTCAAAATAAACATACCCAaatggattttttttatttcacaaaaaaaaaaaatgttccaTACCTACGCTTCTTGTTTCCAACGCCGACTTGGTACATACCCCAAGAGAAAGCACCAAAAGCAGTGAGGAAAATGGCCAAAGCACTTGGACCGGTGTTAGGGATCCGACGAGCGAATCGAACCGGTGCAAAACCGCCCGGTGGTGGACCGTCTTGCAATAAAGGCATGTCTTTCACACTAGCCATACCGGCTTTCTTCCTAATCATTGCCTCCGTCATTTTTGTTTTCTCTACTCTGTGATTTAGAACACTGTCTTTTTGGGAGCTGTTTTGAGGGTTCGGAACAATGGAGAAATACTGCGATGTGGAAATGGTTGAGAGAGATGAATGGTACTGTGGGCCCCAGGAGGATATTAACCAATAAGAGTTTGGCACGTGGCTTGACCCTGCGGGTGATATTGTGAATGTTCACTTCCTGGTGATCAtaaaaatatgcttattttgaaatagtttttttataggctgaccaagcttctttttggccaaaagtttttttatttttttcaaaaacatgGTCAAAAATTGAGTTATTTGACCAAGTTTTGGAAGGAAATAAAatgtttttgaggagaagcaaaaatagttttggagaagcagaaaaaagtagtttctctttaaaaagcattttttttagaagcactttttgagaaaaatacacttagaagtagttttttaaaacttggtcaaacattaATTGCTTCTCAGAAgtacttttcaaactaattagtcaaacacaaactgcttctcaccaaaaatacttttaagaaaagtacttttgaaaaaaacactcatcaaaataagctgattttttaaGCTTGGTCAAACGGTTTATTAGTGATGTTAGAAATAACTTTTTCCTTTGGAAATGTAGTGATCGACAAAATTATCTAAGAAAGTTTTTGCTAGTAACCATTCGAGATTCATAGAAATAGATCGTATTTGGCTAAATCTTTTTTTATAATGAAGTAATATATCAGGTGAAAAGAAtgagtttaatttttaaaataaaatttacggATTATGAGTAAGTTATTTCAAGCAAtatggtaaaaataaaaataaaataaaaggatttgtagaagcaaaaagaaaacaggaAAATAAAAAGATTAAATTTTTTAAGGGATAATGTGGAGAAATATAAATTTATTGTAAGGATATTTTTGTCttgaaaaaaattaattattttgtttCTTCGCAAAAGTTAGAATTTGTAGTTTCTTCTCAAAAGCGGAAAATCTGTTTTAGTTGCTCAAAAGCACTTCTTCAACATGGTCAAACACCTTTAAGTTTCTAAGAAAATACATTTTGTgataattaaatatatatatataaataaaaaattggCTTCCCAAAAGCTTGGTCAGACATCCATTGGAAATTTGTGCCCAAGATGATCTCAATGTCACCTTTATCAAATTATAACAAGTTCTTAAGTGTATATCCACCTTGAAATGGGATTATAAATACCCAATAGGTTCGATCAATACTAGTAGAGTCCTTAGCTTCAGTCAACCCCATAGAGCCCCTTATTCTTTTATCGATTATCATGTCGTCACATGCGATAAGCTCATTCGGTATAAGGTAAATATTTAGCGATAGTTATATCAACGTATTTCAGTACTCCACGTCTTTCTAAATTGTAATCAACAAATCATGATACGGTGCGTTGTTTCT
Proteins encoded in this window:
- the LOC104246572 gene encoding NADH dehydrogenase [ubiquinone] 1 alpha subcomplex subunit 13-B, with the protein product MTEAMIRKKAGMASVKDMPLLQDGPPPGGFAPVRFARRIPNTGPSALAIFLTAFGAFSWGMYQVGVGNKKRRVIKEEKYAARRAILPMLQAEEDERFVKEWKKYLEEEARIMKDVPGWKVGESVYNSGKWMPPATGELRPDVW